The Silene latifolia isolate original U9 population chromosome Y, ASM4854445v1, whole genome shotgun sequence sequence AGCTTCTTCAAATTCATCAGGTTCACAATGATTGTTCCAAACGCATGCATTTAAACGCTTCTTGAAATCCTCATCTTGCCATAAATACGCATCAACTTTTTCACGAAGTTTCTTCATAATATGCCACATGCATAACCTGTGAGATGTATCTGGAAATACTTCTTCAATTGCTGGTTTCATAGAAGGACATTGATCAGTTATAATTGCTTTAGGTGCACAACCCCCCATTTCATCAAGAAATGCTTTGAAACGCCATGTGTATGCTTCAATGCTCTCGTGTGATAGTAGCCCCGCTCCTACTGTTATACACCTTTTATGTTGATCAACAGCAGCAAATGGAACAAAAACCATGTTGTACTTTTTTGTATGAAAGGTGGAGTCAATCGAAAGCATGTCACCAAATAAAGCATAGTTTTTCCTAGATATGGTGTCTGCCAAAAACAGCCCTGATCGACATTGTTTTTCATCAACTTCGAAGTTCAAATAAAACGTGCTACACGTCTCTTTTTTTTGAGTAAAATTATCTACCAACATATGTGCATCAGACAAACCAATGTATTGTTTCATATCTCTCACAAAGTTCTTGAAATCAGTCTCGGTAGCACCAACATTACTATAACCTCCCGACAACTCTTTCCAACCTCTAAATGCTATTACTGGCCCCATCTTTAACCGTGCCGCTTTTACAACAAAGGTCTTCTGAATCGATGTCATTTTCCTATTTTCTTTCATAAACAACATTGATGATGGTGATGCTAGAATATGGTTGTGTCCTTCATGGAATCCAGTAACCTTATACTTTCCATCTACTTGCAGCGAAAATTGTACCATAGCTTCACATTCAATACGAGTAATCAACCGCACACGATATGTTTTTTATCTTTACTCTCCTTCCTTGTTCCAACCTTGTTGCATAACACTCTCCTCAACGTAAATACTTCAACAtttcctttttttcctttttgttgtaccCAATCTAGTCTGAAAGCCACaatgttttgcatattctttgtaAACTTGAACTCCTTCTTCTATGGTATTGTATAAATCTCCTAGTTTAGGCTTCTTCTCATCTACGCATGGTGGAAATTACTCCCCGGGTTCTTTTGGTAGAATAGTGCAAATTGGTGTAGACAATAATGTCGAAATCGCTGAACTAACTTCATCATTTGATTCTATTTAATCTGCACAACTGGAAAGAGAAAAATTTAGCACACCCATTGTTACAATCTATCAAACGTTTTCTGAATCTATGATATATAAGTTCTAAACATTTAGTATAGACGTTTTATTATTTACAAAATTAATAGTAATTTGCCAAAACCAAATTAGACAAAATATCATACAACATTGAACTCTCCTGGGAACATTGTTTCACTATATGAGGTACACTACAAAGTATCTACAAGTACAAATTATCGTGGAGTATCTCACACCCAACCCAGTACAAATTTTCTGAACCTACGGTACAAATTTCCTAAACCTATAGTATATATTTTCTGAACAACTTCTATTATATACATCATCTCTAATAACTGATCTTCCAACTCTGATCTTATAGAAGTTGTTCAGAAAATATCCACACAatcaatcaaatatctctttCCCAGGACCCATGATACCAATTCATGAATCTAAGCTAACAATTAATGAATCCGTACAATTTCATCAATCAAATACCAATTCAGTCCGTAAAAAAAATCGATGAGAAAATATCCACGCAATCGATCAAATCTCTATTTCCCAGGACCCATGAACCAATTCATGAATCTAAGTTAACAAGTAATGAATCCGTACAATTTCATCAATCAAATACCAATTCAATCCGTAAAAAAAATTGAACAAGCGAACATATTTAATATGAATGAAATTCGAGAAAAagtaaggttaattagttgtTTACCTGGATATAATCGAATTACTTGCTTTCAATTATTTTGATAATCTTGCATGCAATTGGTTTTGATCATCATTGTTTTTCGATTATGAACAAAATCTGGTTTGTTTTTTTGGTGGAGTTGTAATTGCAGTAACAAGGTTAGGAAATTTAGGAGTTTTTGACAAATAAACAGTGGTTTTTGTAAAAAGAAAGGCTAGTTTAATTAATATCCGCGCGTTGATCTTAGCCGTAGGTAGTATTCATCGAACGGTGGAcaatggttctcatggttctcgtGGGAAGGGTGTTCTCATGGGATcttaaccctatatatatatatatatatatatatatatatatatatatatatatatatatatatatataggggcgggatcCCGTACGAACTGGGTTACGGTACGAACCTTACGAACTTGCTTAAAAACACTCTTAATTgcacaaaacaaaactcaaccccCCGGACTTCCTTCTTTCTCATTCTTATCCCTAACTACCACGACACCTGACTTCCCTCTCCCTCTCCCTCATCtaatcccaccaccaccacccgccGGAGGTTTCAGACGACGGCCGGAGGTAGAGCTTTCCGTCACCTGCGACACAAAAAAAATACCAAAGAAATCACGCTCTCTTCTTGTTCACTCACTTCGCCGACGACCAAGGTGGTAGTACGTTTGTTGTCGACATTCAGAAAATACTACTCGTACTACTTGATTGTTAATATTAACCCAGAAAAAGAAAAGGAGGTTTGAGAATGTATCAATGGAGGAAATTCGAGTTCTTAGAGGATAAATACGGTGGAAAAAGTCAAGTACCCGACGAAATTACAGGACAAATATTATGTTGTTCAAGTGGAAGAGGTAAAATAGCAGTTGGATTTAATTTGTTTTTTGAAATCTTCGCTTATGGTAGATCTCGCATTTCGATTCGAATGGTGGGCTACTTGAGGATTGAAGGATGATGGTGGCTCGTGCGGTGGTTCTCCGTTACTTGTGGTATATTGTGGTGACAGGTGATGTCCCCGTCGTAGTCTGAGGTGGCTGGTCATGTCACCGATACAGGATCAAGTGGCTGTCGGGGCTGATGGCGGGGACGGGGCTGTTTGTGGGGTTAGTTCAGGgatggtggtggtcgtggtgctAGCAGTAGGTGTGGTGGTTGtagtgttggtgttggtggttaGGTGGGTGGTCGTAGTTGATTTTTAGATTGTGGAAACACAAAACACCACCCTGGATACACATTGTATTACTACTGGATACACTAATCGATGTGTGTATATAGTAGTAATCCCATGTGTAttggtagtaataccatgtgtatccgagGATACACAAATCGACTACCAATAAATATAGACTATTATAATAAGAAAATGCATCAAGTTACCAGCTAGTTAATTGGAGTAATATTTAATAGCAGTATTTGAAATTGTAC is a genomic window containing:
- the LOC141632169 gene encoding protein FAR1-RELATED SEQUENCE 5-like, with protein sequence MVQFSLQVDGKYKVTGFHEGHNHILASPSSMLFMKENRKMTSIQKTFVVKAARLKMGPVIAFRGWKELSGGYSNVGATETDFKNFVRDMKQYIGLSDAHMLVDNFTQKKETCSTFYLNFEVDEKQCRSGLFLADTISRKNYALFGDMLSIDSTFHTKKYNMVFVPFAAVDQHKRCITVGAGLLSHESIEAYTWRFKAFLDEMGGCAPKAIITDQCPSMKPAIEEVFPDTSHRLCMWHIMKKLREKVDAYLWQDEDFKKRLNACVWNNHCEPDEFEEACANIMIYYDLVDHPWFSSLYEIKEDWVPAYFREIFMAGIMRVTSRSESENSFFDRFLTPHATLVEFWMSFESAMDAQRHKQSKLNSENKRSTSPLKTPVQLEKHA